The sequence CTATTTTAAAATAAGAAGCAGAACCATTTAAAACATTTAACGTGGAAAATAAAGTTATTTTCTTTTTCGGGATATGATTTCAGAAAATTTTATACAGTCCTAAAACAAGAATTTAAACACTATCACTACCATCAAACAAATCATAAATAGAAGGGCGGCGACAGACGAAAAAACTCTGCCACCGCCCCCCACAAATTATACGTTTAATCTATCAAGCATGGAGCGCAAATCCTGTGCAAGAGTGTTCAGTTCCTGCACTGCGCGGGAAGATTCAATCATTCCGGAAGAAGTCTCATTCACAATCCTGTGCACCTCTTCCACTGCGGAATTAATCTGCTCAGATGTGGCGGACTGCTCTTCCGCAGCAGTCGCAATACTGCTGATCAATGCAGAACTTTCAATCGAAACGTTTACAATTTCAGCCAAAACTATACCGGAATCATTGGCCTGTGTGGTTGCTGATGCAATCCTATTCACAGCGGTTTCCACCTGTCTGATATTAGCTTCCGATGAATTCTGAATAGCCTTAATGTTTTTTCCAACTTCATTAGTGGCAGTCATGGTCTTTTCCGCCAGTTTACGGACTTCATCAGCAACAACTGCAAATCCTCGTCCGGCTTCACCGGCACGGGCAGCCTCAATTGCTGCATTTAGAGCCAGCAAGTTGGTCTGGTCCGCAATATCTAGAATCACAGTCATAATGCCCCCGATTGAATCAGCCTGTTTGCCAAGTTCAAGCATATTACCCTGCAAATCTCCGGCAATATCATTGACCTGATTGATTGAGGTGACGACCTCACCCACAAGTCCGGCACCTTCTTGCGCTTTTTCTGCGGCCTGTTCAGACTGCAATGTAGCATCAGCGGCATTGCGGGCCACTTCCAGCACAGTGGCATTCATTTCCTCCATTGCAGTAGCTGTCTCACCCACACGCTGCTGTTGGATATCAGTGCCCCTGCCAACCTGTTCGATCTGCGCGGCAAGCTCTTCAGAGGAAGTAGCAAGGCTGGTCGAAATACGGTCCGCAGCATTAGCTACTTCCACAATCCGATTATGAACAGCCTTGATCTCAGTCTGATCAATTAAAATTTCAAGAGCTCCGACAGTCAGCCCATTACGATCCACAACCGGCAATGCGGAACTGCTGAGTTCATAAGTACCGCACGAAGTTTTTGCAATGGTTTCAAAATTTTGTTTCTTCCCGCTATCCATACATTTTTCTGGAATACAACGGCTTTCGCGGCAGGCACCAGTTTTCATCACATCATCGCACTGCTTACCTGTAAAGTAGCTGATTCCGGCTATATCCATCCCGGCCTTATTGAGAAAAAGAATTTTCCGATCCTTCCCTCTGGTCAGCACTCCCACAGGAAGGGAGTTAAGCAACCCGCAATAAAGACTTACAAGGGTATTTACTCCCTCAATCATTGTTGCAAATCCGCCAGTATACCCGGAGGAATCCCCCTTCCGCTCAAGTTCACCTTTTTCAATGGCAGTAATGATCCGGTCAGTATCGCTCTGAAACTCCTTAAGTGACTCCACCAGACTGATTACTTCACGGTAAACACCGCAGGGCTTATCGTCATTTTCAAATTCGAAATCACCCTTTGCCACCCTGGCTACGACTTGTTCAAGCTCTGCCGGGTCCTTACCAAGAGCGCGGTGAACTGAACGGAGAATCCAGAACGCAATAATAATGGAAAAAACAAAAGCCATTCCGACCATTGCCCACAGAATGCGGCCTGTTTCTACGACACTCTCTGCCGCATTCGTATTAAAGGCAGCAGCTCTTTCTTCCGCAGAAAATATGAACTTTTCCATGCTCGATTCAAGTTCTTTGTGCAATTTTGCTTCTTTGGCCCGCTCAGCTTTGATAACACTACGCAAGGCTCCTTTTTCGTGAGTCTCGATGAGATTTTGCTCCAGAGAACTCATCTGAGTATACGTTTCGGTCAGCACAGAAAGCCCTCCCCGGTCATCAGGAGAACGCTCGGCAACCAAGTCAAAATCTTTAAGAATCTCCGAATTAAAATCATCGATATTTTTTCTATGCTTAGCAATTCTCAATTTA is a genomic window of Maridesulfovibrio ferrireducens containing:
- a CDS encoding methyl-accepting chemotaxis protein; this translates as MTLRLRMIVAFGGISLLIATLGLFAATKLETVGALTDSLYKRPYAVSTAMLRIDVNLMRIQNEMSQIITSYDKLRIAKHRKNIDDFNSEILKDFDLVAERSPDDRGGLSVLTETYTQMSSLEQNLIETHEKGALRSVIKAERAKEAKLHKELESSMEKFIFSAEERAAAFNTNAAESVVETGRILWAMVGMAFVFSIIIAFWILRSVHRALGKDPAELEQVVARVAKGDFEFENDDKPCGVYREVISLVESLKEFQSDTDRIITAIEKGELERKGDSSGYTGGFATMIEGVNTLVSLYCGLLNSLPVGVLTRGKDRKILFLNKAGMDIAGISYFTGKQCDDVMKTGACRESRCIPEKCMDSGKKQNFETIAKTSCGTYELSSSALPVVDRNGLTVGALEILIDQTEIKAVHNRIVEVANAADRISTSLATSSEELAAQIEQVGRGTDIQQQRVGETATAMEEMNATVLEVARNAADATLQSEQAAEKAQEGAGLVGEVVTSINQVNDIAGDLQGNMLELGKQADSIGGIMTVILDIADQTNLLALNAAIEAARAGEAGRGFAVVADEVRKLAEKTMTATNEVGKNIKAIQNSSEANIRQVETAVNRIASATTQANDSGIVLAEIVNVSIESSALISSIATAAEEQSATSEQINSAVEEVHRIVNETSSGMIESSRAVQELNTLAQDLRSMLDRLNV